In the Anaerostipes caccae L1-92 genome, AGATTCTTCATGAACTCGTTGATGAGGGAGTCGTGGAAGTCTCTAAGAGAGGAAAATACAGCCCGGTGTCAAAGAAGCTATTGAACGGAACGTTTGTATGCACCCAGAAAGGGTTTGGATTTGTTTCGGTGGAAGGTGAAGAAGACGATTTTTATATCAATGAGAATGATATGAACGGAGCCTTCCACGAAGATACAGTGCAGATCGAAGTGACTGAGGAACGGGCCAGGAACGGCAGGCGCAAAGAAGCCAAAATTGTAAAGATTCTGGAACGGGGAATGACGGAAATAGTCGGTACATTTGAAAAATGTAAAAGTTATGGATTTGTGGTTCCGGATAACTTGAGATTTGACAGTGACATTTTTATTCCGAAAGAAGAATGTGGAAATCTTACCGATGGATTTAAGGTTCTGGTAAAGATTGTTGACTACGGAGATTTAGGAAAGAGCCCGGAAGGAAGGATACTGGAAGTATTAGGCCACAGGGATGATCCCAGAGTGGACATCTTATCGATTGTGAAGGCATACAATATTCCAACGGAGTTTGAGGAAGATGTCAAAAAAGAAGTGGGAGCAGTGCCTTCGGCCATAGAAAAATCTTCGCTGGAAGGGCGGCTGGATCTGAGAGACTGGCAGACAGTGACCATAGACGGAGAGGATGCCAAGGACCTTGACGATGCGATCACGCTGACCAAAACACCCGGAGGCTATCAGCTGGGCGTCCATATCGCAGATGTCTCCGAGTATGTGAAGGAAAACTCTGCACTGGATAAGGAAGCACTGAAAAGAGGGACCAGTGTCTATCTGGTGGACCGGGTCATACCGATGCTTCCTCATCAGCTTTCCAACGGCATATGTTCTCTGAATGCAGGTACAGACCGGCTGGCACTGAGCTGTATCATGGATCTTGACAGGGAAGGAAATTTAAAAGGGCATCGTATTGCCGAGACAGTTATCCATGTGGATGAACGCATGACCTACACGAGCGTGGCACTAATTTTGGACGGTGATGAAAAAGAGCGGAAAAGATACGAAAAACTTGTTCCGATGTTTGAGCAGATGAAAGAGCTCTCTGACATTCTGCGGGAAGTGAGACATGAACGGGGAAGTGTGGACTTTGATTTCCCTGAATCAAAGATTGTGCTGAATGAAGACGGAAAGGCCATTGACGTGATTCCTGCCCAGAGAAATAAAGCGACCAAAATTATTGAAGATTTCATGCTCCTTGCAAATGAGACGGTTGCAGAGAATTTTTACTGGCAGGAAATACCGTTTGTATACCGTACCCATGACAATCCGGACGGGGAAAAAGTCAGGAAACTCAGGACGTTTCTCGAAAATTTCGGAATCATACTGAAACTTAAAAAGGATGAAATCCATCCGAAAGAGATACAGAAACTTTTGACCAAGGTAGAAGGCACTCCGGAGGAGGCTCTGATCAGCAGGCTCACTCTGAGATCTATGAAACAGGCCAGGTATACAACTGAGAGCACGGGACATTTCGGATTATCTACAAGTTATTACTGTCATTTCACTTCACCGATCCGCCGGTATCCGGACCTGCAGATTCACAGGATCATCAAAGAAACTCTTAGGGGAAAGCTCAATGCCAAAAGAATCCGGCATTACGAGTCTATACTCACAAAAGTCTCAGAGCAGTCGTCCAAGATGGAACGGCGGGCAGATGAAGTGGAGCGGGAAGTAGAAAAACTGAAAAAAGCAGAGTATATGGAACGCCATATCGGACAGCAGTACAAAGGCGTGATCTCGGGAGTGACCGGATGGGGCATTTATGTGGAACTTCCGAACACGATCGAGGGAATGGTCCATGTGTCCAAGCTGCCCGGGGATTATTACAATTATGATGAGTCGTCCTATTCTATGACAGGAGAGAGGACAGGGCGTAAGTGGAAGCTGGGACAGCCGGTAGAGATCGTTGTAGCCGGAGTCGATAAGATTTTGAAGAATATTGATTTTGAGATGATTGAGGAGGATGAACATGGCGAAGACGGGCGGAACAAAGCTGATTGCGAATAACAAAAAGGCACGTCATGATTACTTTGTCGAGGAGACGGTTGAGGCAGGCATCGTATTGTTTGGGACAGAAGTAAAATCTATGAGGCAGGGACACTGCAGTATCAAGGAAGCCTTTATCAGCATTGACAATGGAGAAGTTTTTGTGAAACAGATGCATATCAGCCCTTATGAGAAGGGAAATATCTTCAACAAAGACCCTCTCAGAGAGAGGAAGCTTTTAATGCACAGTTCCGAGATTACAAGGATGATGTCGGAAGTAAACAGAAAAGGCTATACATTGATTCCTCTGCGGGTTTATTTTAAAGGAAGTCTGGTCAAAGTTGAGATCGGACTGTGCCGCGGTAAGAAATTGTATGATAAACGACAGGATATCGCAAAGAAAGATCAGCAGAGAGAAGCGATGAGAGACTTTAAGGTCAGAAATCTGGGTTAGGACAATGGAACGGCACTTTCTTTGGAGCATACTATAATTACAAAAAGACAGGAGGACAGTATGCACAGAAGGAAGGGTATTGACGTAAGCTATGCCGACGGCCGGATTGACTGGAGAAGAGTCAGAGAAGACAGGATAGAATTTGC is a window encoding:
- the smpB gene encoding SsrA-binding protein SmpB encodes the protein MAKTGGTKLIANNKKARHDYFVEETVEAGIVLFGTEVKSMRQGHCSIKEAFISIDNGEVFVKQMHISPYEKGNIFNKDPLRERKLLMHSSEITRMMSEVNRKGYTLIPLRVYFKGSLVKVEIGLCRGKKLYDKRQDIAKKDQQREAMRDFKVRNLG
- the rnr gene encoding ribonuclease R, with product MEKELFDKRKKRIRDLIYDKHYQPMKQKEIGYLLQVEPEDRKEFVQILHELVDEGVVEVSKRGKYSPVSKKLLNGTFVCTQKGFGFVSVEGEEDDFYINENDMNGAFHEDTVQIEVTEERARNGRRKEAKIVKILERGMTEIVGTFEKCKSYGFVVPDNLRFDSDIFIPKEECGNLTDGFKVLVKIVDYGDLGKSPEGRILEVLGHRDDPRVDILSIVKAYNIPTEFEEDVKKEVGAVPSAIEKSSLEGRLDLRDWQTVTIDGEDAKDLDDAITLTKTPGGYQLGVHIADVSEYVKENSALDKEALKRGTSVYLVDRVIPMLPHQLSNGICSLNAGTDRLALSCIMDLDREGNLKGHRIAETVIHVDERMTYTSVALILDGDEKERKRYEKLVPMFEQMKELSDILREVRHERGSVDFDFPESKIVLNEDGKAIDVIPAQRNKATKIIEDFMLLANETVAENFYWQEIPFVYRTHDNPDGEKVRKLRTFLENFGIILKLKKDEIHPKEIQKLLTKVEGTPEEALISRLTLRSMKQARYTTESTGHFGLSTSYYCHFTSPIRRYPDLQIHRIIKETLRGKLNAKRIRHYESILTKVSEQSSKMERRADEVEREVEKLKKAEYMERHIGQQYKGVISGVTGWGIYVELPNTIEGMVHVSKLPGDYYNYDESSYSMTGERTGRKWKLGQPVEIVVAGVDKILKNIDFEMIEEDEHGEDGRNKADCE